A genome region from Nitrospira sp. includes the following:
- a CDS encoding HEAT repeat domain-containing protein, which yields MINNASSPTVLTPREIRLHLLGLVLFIALLALWYWLSTGARAVPTLIAMLQDDDPSTRIVAAEQLGQVGPPAQAAIPSLLAQAMRDGSQHANSTAAAALKSIDLTAARQVMTHLIPHLQDQDVQQRRTACAVLGSLGPVAKPAVPALLALEHDPDELVRRNALMALASIGIPSTPIVAALLDGLHDSSSLVRQTAVAQFAFTVPLTQPVITMLTPLLNDPDTSLATLARRALDKAQPDDAAQIESLGMMVQHSSARDYALHQLAQLGPAAGDALLPVLPLLQDDRPLIRYLAAETLGAMGPAAKLAIQPLQQRRDDPDPVVRDTIAGAISAIEAAPVSAAKEPQP from the coding sequence ATGATCAACAACGCTTCATCACCCACCGTCCTGACGCCACGAGAGATCAGGTTGCACCTGCTTGGCCTCGTCCTGTTCATCGCTCTTCTGGCACTTTGGTATTGGCTTTCAACCGGCGCACGAGCCGTGCCGACATTGATCGCGATGCTCCAGGACGACGATCCATCCACACGCATCGTCGCGGCGGAACAACTGGGACAGGTCGGACCACCGGCACAGGCGGCCATTCCCTCCCTACTGGCGCAGGCCATGCGGGATGGCAGCCAACATGCCAACAGCACCGCTGCCGCGGCGCTGAAATCGATTGATCTGACGGCAGCCAGGCAGGTCATGACCCACCTCATTCCGCACCTACAGGATCAGGACGTGCAGCAACGTCGCACCGCTTGCGCCGTGCTCGGCAGCCTGGGGCCTGTGGCCAAACCAGCGGTGCCGGCGCTGCTGGCGCTGGAACATGATCCTGACGAGCTCGTTCGCCGAAATGCCTTGATGGCCTTGGCGAGTATCGGCATTCCATCCACGCCCATCGTGGCAGCCTTGCTGGATGGGCTTCACGATTCCTCCTCATTGGTTCGCCAGACCGCCGTCGCCCAATTTGCCTTTACGGTGCCCTTGACCCAGCCTGTCATCACCATGCTGACACCGTTGCTGAACGATCCGGACACGTCACTTGCGACGCTGGCCCGCCGTGCGTTGGACAAGGCCCAGCCTGACGATGCGGCCCAAATCGAATCGCTCGGGATGATGGTCCAACATTCCTCCGCGCGCGACTATGCCTTACATCAGTTAGCCCAGCTCGGTCCGGCGGCCGGCGACGCCCTGCTCCCGGTCCTGCCGCTGCTCCAGGATGACCGGCCGCTCATTCGATACCTCGCGGCAGAAACCCTGGGCGCGATGGGGCCCGCCGCGAAACTGGCGATCCAGCCTCTTCAACAGCGGCGAGACGATCCGGATCCGGTCGTACGTGACACCATTGCCGGCGCAATCTCTGCGATTGAGGCCGCGCCGGTATCCGCTGCCAAGGAGCCTCAACCATGA
- a CDS encoding FlgO family outer membrane protein, translating to MIRILWCLALLLLWHSAALAASKYEESVKELAEGVAAEAIKMKKSRLAVLDFVDSTGEVTPIGQFLAEELATHLLVAGELKVVDRKLLLATMEKHELTHLDTSQAKAAKKVAKALRADLYVTGAYLEIPEGVQVTARLIGPYTVFPVGAARSVLPKSGPLAALLKQANAPKPPAPVVITGPVTPPLNSHENELYKISVVSISKQDDQIQLDLLFINRTTHPVKIGCQLLDTYLSDEQGEQWKQDVAQNREGLCTRGMELDPRRQRHTGLSFLTTDKPPKGSLTLHYHETSPRPDRVINLDGLTLEAAPVTEADQPTPQAPSAPTP from the coding sequence ATGATCCGTATCCTCTGGTGTCTTGCCTTGCTCCTCCTGTGGCACTCAGCTGCCCTCGCGGCTTCCAAATATGAAGAGAGCGTGAAGGAATTGGCAGAGGGGGTGGCGGCCGAAGCCATCAAGATGAAAAAGTCACGGCTCGCGGTGCTGGACTTTGTCGATAGCACGGGCGAAGTGACACCCATCGGGCAATTCCTGGCCGAGGAATTGGCCACCCATTTACTCGTGGCGGGAGAGCTGAAAGTCGTCGACCGCAAGCTCCTGCTGGCCACTATGGAGAAACACGAGCTCACCCATCTGGATACCTCACAAGCCAAAGCGGCCAAGAAAGTGGCAAAGGCCTTACGCGCCGATCTCTACGTCACCGGCGCCTATCTTGAAATTCCCGAGGGCGTTCAAGTCACCGCCAGGTTGATCGGCCCCTATACCGTGTTCCCGGTCGGCGCCGCCCGGTCGGTCTTGCCTAAATCAGGTCCACTCGCCGCACTCCTGAAGCAGGCGAATGCCCCCAAACCGCCGGCACCGGTAGTGATAACAGGCCCCGTCACCCCCCCCTTGAACTCCCATGAGAACGAGTTGTACAAAATCAGTGTCGTGAGCATCTCCAAGCAAGATGACCAGATCCAGCTCGACCTGCTGTTCATCAACCGCACCACCCATCCGGTCAAAATCGGGTGCCAACTGCTGGACACCTACCTATCGGATGAGCAGGGCGAACAGTGGAAGCAGGATGTCGCCCAAAACCGCGAAGGACTCTGCACGCGCGGGATGGAACTGGATCCTAGACGACAGCGACATACAGGCCTTTCGTTCCTGACGACCGACAAGCCGCCCAAGGGATCTCTGACCCTGCATTATCACGAAACATCCCCGCGGCCGGATCGTGTCATCAACCTCGACGGACTGACGCTCGAAGCTGCGCCGGTTACCGAGGCCGACCAGCCTACCCCGCAGGCACCAAGCGCCCCCACTCCATAA
- the thiD gene encoding bifunctional hydroxymethylpyrimidine kinase/phosphomethylpyrimidine kinase, with protein sequence MKQVLTIAGSDSGGGAGIQADLKAMSANGVYAMSVITAVTAQNTEEVVDVFELPTSIIAAQLDAIFDDFDVAAVKTGMLSSTDIITTVVKLLKPQQVKNLVVDPVMIAKGGHPLLKPDAIDTMKRELFPIALLVTPNVHEAQQLSGIEIASLADARRAAKIIHQFGCANVLIKGGHLPSDRATDLLYDGRFFNIYKGEFIDTPHTHGTGCTFASAIAAHIARGKTVPDAVQTAKTYLTEAIRHSLAIGHGTGPTNHFYFLNQE encoded by the coding sequence ATGAAACAAGTCTTGACAATAGCGGGTTCAGACTCGGGCGGCGGAGCAGGGATTCAGGCGGACCTGAAGGCCATGTCGGCCAACGGAGTCTATGCCATGTCGGTCATCACCGCCGTCACAGCCCAGAACACGGAAGAGGTGGTCGATGTGTTCGAACTGCCGACTTCGATCATTGCCGCGCAGCTTGACGCCATCTTCGACGATTTTGACGTCGCGGCGGTCAAGACGGGCATGCTCTCCTCCACCGACATCATTACGACGGTCGTGAAACTGCTGAAGCCCCAGCAGGTGAAAAACCTGGTGGTGGATCCCGTGATGATCGCCAAGGGCGGCCACCCGCTCCTGAAACCGGATGCGATCGACACGATGAAGAGAGAACTCTTCCCGATCGCCTTACTGGTGACCCCGAACGTGCACGAGGCCCAACAGCTGTCGGGCATTGAAATCGCCTCGCTGGCCGACGCCCGCCGGGCCGCTAAGATCATTCACCAATTCGGCTGCGCCAACGTCCTCATCAAAGGAGGACATCTACCAAGTGACCGCGCCACCGACCTGCTGTACGACGGCCGGTTTTTCAATATCTACAAGGGTGAATTCATTGACACGCCGCACACCCACGGCACCGGCTGCACCTTTGCGTCAGCCATCGCGGCACATATCGCCCGGGGGAAAACCGTGCCCGACGCCGTTCAAACCGCCAAGACCTATCTGACCGAGGCCATCCGGCACAGCCTGGCCATCGGGCACGGAACTGGGCCGACCAACCATTTCTATTTCTTAAATCAGGAGTAA